In Gemmata obscuriglobus, a single genomic region encodes these proteins:
- a CDS encoding RNA polymerase sigma factor produces MGSNGELHQLIDAHYEALYRYAYRLSGSSSDAEDLTQETFGKALARLPQLRELDRARAWLFRILRNLYLHKVRDQKRHRVVPLDAVGDLPGRSADEMPEIDPAKLQQALNDLDETFRTPIILFYFEDFSYRDIADQMELPIGTVMSRLARGKAYLRSRLAPPDGADQEQPALSGDGPKKVT; encoded by the coding sequence ACGAGGCACTCTACCGGTACGCCTACCGGCTCAGCGGGTCGTCTTCGGACGCCGAAGACCTCACGCAAGAGACGTTCGGTAAGGCACTCGCCCGGTTGCCGCAGCTACGCGAACTCGATCGCGCCAGGGCCTGGCTGTTCCGAATTTTGCGGAACCTGTACCTGCACAAAGTCCGTGACCAGAAGCGGCACCGGGTCGTCCCGCTCGATGCGGTCGGCGATCTGCCGGGGCGCTCGGCCGACGAGATGCCCGAGATCGATCCGGCGAAACTGCAGCAGGCGCTGAACGACCTGGACGAAACGTTCCGAACGCCGATCATTCTGTTTTATTTTGAAGACTTCAGCTACCGCGACATCGCCGATCAGATGGAACTGCCGATCGGAACGGTGATGTCGCGGTTGGCCCGCGGGAAGGCGTACCTCCGGTCGCGACTGGCACCGCCCGACGGCGCCGACCAGGAACAACCGGCCCTCTCAGGAGACGGCCCGAAGAAGGTGACGTGA